Within the Gadus chalcogrammus isolate NIFS_2021 chromosome 15, NIFS_Gcha_1.0, whole genome shotgun sequence genome, the region AGAGTGCAGTGCCTGAAACACCCAGTTCTTGGAGGGTAAAGAGGATGATCTTGGTGGGAAGAGGATAGGACCCACAATAGAACCCTGAGGGACCCAGTAGACTACTGAAAAGTCTAGCACAATGAcaaagaaggagagggaggctgTCCCAATGCTGTGTGTCTTCTCCTTGATGGCAAGGAGGGCAGTATCCATTGAGGGGCCTGCCTTGAATCCAGAACGAGGAGGGCCATTTGCATAGAGGTAAAGTCAGCATGCGCTGGTATTTCTGAAATAAGTGGTAGAAGAGAGACAGGTTCATAACATAACGGTATCACACTGGAGGCAGATGGGTGGAACAATGGTCAACACATCTGTTATGAATAGAATTGTTGATAGTTGTTGGTAATTTGCTCATGGCTATGAATGATGTTATATATAGTGAAACTTTATAGATCAGAAAGGCCTATATGTCATCTAAGAAATCTAACCTTTAAGACAAGAAACAAATCACGGACCTAGAAGTATTTGTATTAATTCATGTATTTATCGAGCCCTATTTAAGTCTTATTGGTACTAGGCATAAAATAATGGGAAAAATAAGTATCAAAAACAGGTTGTATTTGCAAGAAAGGATCCACTGTTAGATATATGCTGATCAGGATCCACTTCAATATTTGAATAGCAGCTGATTCAGTACGATATAGGAGCTGTTTCTTTACATATCTTGTTTTTCGCTTCCCTTTACATGCTTTAACCGTCTCAGGGATGAGAACTGCACCACAACCTCTACTAGTGTTCATTATGCACAAGTTAAATTACAAGTTCAAAGAATTGCTTGGTAGTTAAAATGAACGGTTAAACTATGGCTCATTCTCCTGCAGTAGTTGGGCCAACATACAGTAAAACAGTAGTAGTCTCTGCAGGTAGGTAATCTAAAATGGAAAACTGATACACTGAATATATAGCCTACAAAGGTAGGCCTATCTTATAGGTAGGATAAGGCCTATTGGTTATATAAACCGCAGAATTTGTTCGTTACATTATAATTCCTGAAAACATGTCAAACAACGTTTCTCCTTTTAGAAACCGCAGAGCTAATGTTCTTACAAGTTAATTTCCCATTTTTGTCAGACTTTGTTAAAGTTTTCCGGCAGCAAGCTTTTTATGTAAGCAAATGGAAATTACCTAATCCAACTACTTTCGCATTAGTAAAAAACTAAACAACCTAGGACAAAAGCTACCACAAGTGAtcacgcgtgtgtgtctgtctgtctgtctctctgtctgtgtgtgagggggtgttGCCTTGCAGCATGCAAGACATATCACATCCTCTCCAACAGAACCCAAATTAACTGATCGAATTTATAAAAATGCACAACATGGAGGTTTACAGGTTGCATCGTTTTTAACCTTGAtttcatttttacaaaaaatgcACCTGAGAAACATTACATTGTATTGTTACATCACAACTCCAGGTTGTGGAAATTTAATCTAAGCCTACTCGTATGAAGGTTGTGCGCACGCCAGTCCATCGCAGCTCCCCCTCCTTATCGGGGGACATACAAAGTGTCAGATCGCATCATAGAGTGTGAGCTTTTATCTAAATCAGCTGAGCTTCTCCATGCCCTCTGTGTTGTTATCCACATGGTACCGAGCCCACTTGTGTAAGCGGCTGTACAGCGGCACCCCGCCGTTCTCCCGGTACAGGTAGACCCCCGCCACGCGGTTCCAGTCCTCGCTCTGGACGGGCGTGGAGGCTCCGGCGTGCTCCTCCACCTGCGCCTTCTCCTCGTCGTCCAACGCCACGAAGCCGAAGAAGCTCTTGACGTTCTCGGCGGCAACCAGGTTGGCGTGCACGGCCGCCGTGCGTTTGAAAAGGTCCTGCTCGCTGGCGTGGAAGCGGCTCCAGTACTCCTCCTGCTGGGAGCCGAAGGGAGAGCAGCAGCGCTTGGCGCACAGCATCAGGAAGACCACCACTGCCATGGCCGCCACAATCAGCCAGCCCAGCAGCTGAAAGAAAACAGATaagagtgaagagagaggaatTGCTGGACGCTAACCAACAAATGGTTCAGCGGAGATCGAGGAATGcagcagttttttttattttattctgccTATATGGACAAGAGTTAGAACAGACAAAAAATAGGttgaagaagagaggggagacaccTGCGGGCCGCAGCTACAAagccttaattaaaaaaaaaaaaaaatctgctacTTATGAGTAGCCAGGTTATTTGAAGGGCCCCATTTTACCAGCAGGTGTGATGCTGGGGATGCTGCAAGTTGTTAGTCTACTTGGTAGTCTGGCCAGTTGAGCTAACCAtcacacatctgggtggacactcacCCTTGATATGTCCCTAGAGGGTAGAGTTTTAAAAAGGCTTGGTAAGGCTTATCaaaatcacacctggtggttaaAAAAGGGGGCTTCTAGGCATCTGTCAaactgacaaaaaaaacaaagatccTCAGTACCTGAGACTCGTACTTCAGTCGTCGCTCGATCTCCTCCCAGAAGGGCAGGAGCTCGCTGGGAACTGTTCCTCTGCAAGGGAACTTGGCCATCAGCTGGATGACGTTGCGCCCCTCTTTCGGAAACTCCTCCAGCGTGTCCGGGTCGACGAACTCGCTGAGCGCGCACAGGTACGCCTCCCCCTGCAGCAGCGAGATCACCACCCAGGTGACCGGGGCGATGGCCGCGCGGCCCAGGATGTTCCCCGTCACGGCGAACACGGACACCGCGGCCAGCCTTCGGCAGCGCCTGAGGCGGCATTCCGACAGCAGGTCCCAGGTGCTGCGGTTCATCATGACCCCCAGGAGGAAGAAGACCAGGGCGGGAACTCCGATGGCGGCCAGCCCGTAGCGGTGGTTCCTCTCAGGGGAGCAGGGGCAGCTGAAGGCGAACACGTTGTATGCTGTCTGGCTGGCCACGGTGCCCAACGCGATCAGCCCGTTGAAGATCATCACGTCCTTGCTCTTGAAGAAGAGCGAGACGAACTTGAAGTTCTCCGTGACCagtgccgccgccgccatcttggatccgggtggagggttggagggtggaggacgGAGGATGCCGGAGGACGGAGGGTAGACGGTGGTGTGTAGAGGACAGAGGATGATGGAGGGTTGAGGCTGGGGTGTGAAGGCTCTTCAGGTGGTCAAGCTGATTCAGGCTTTTGTAGGGGTGAGAGAAGAAGAACGTGGGGTCGTCTTCAGTCTGGTCTTTGGGTTTGGTTCATTTTTAGAAAATAAAGACACTGGTTGTTTTTGTGCAAAAGGCAGTGTGCCGTTGGGAGGAAGGTTTTATGAATACACCCATTCAGTTCTCTTGTGGAGTTCTTCTCCAGTCGACTCTCAGCTACATATAGACAAAGAGGCGTGGGAAAGACATTTTGTGCTCAGCGTTGCGGGGCTCCAAAACCGATGACAAAGTATGCAAACAGGCACTTACCATGCAGAATGGTTTACCATGGAAGGATCATCATATGGCATCAATCTGAGGAAAAAGGACTTCCACAGAAATCCAAAATCCTAAGATCCATAACTGACGGCAGAACAAGCAAAGAATGTAAAGATGACAGAGAAAAGTAACTCCCCGATTCTAGGTTTGAGAAGAGCGCttcctttgtgtgtgcgagagggGCTTTGaaagtatgtgtatgtgtgtgtgtttgagtctgggCTGGGCAACCACGATGAGTCACATTCAGGACCAACCCCCTAGGTTTCCTCttgctgtgaaaaaaataaaagctaaCAGGAAACACATGTGAGAGAGGTTCAAAGAATGACTATTTCAAACTTAGTACTTAAACATCCCAATATCCATATGGACTTCGCTTCACTATGGAGTTGTTTTAATGATGACCAATATTCACTTCATTATGGAGTGGACtttattataaaatattataaaattTATAAAAATTAAAGGGCCTggaatatatttattattgtgttgTTCCAAGAAATAATGGCTTGGGTCATTGTTTCAAAGGGTGCTtcaggatttatttttttaaacattcatAACATGAATACATTGCCGAGCATTGACTCAACTCAAAATTTCTGAGTTGTATCCATCTCTCTATCGAGATATAAAGTGAAAGAGAATGTTTGAAAACATATACGTATGTTTTCAAATCTGTACTGTACAAGACAGTACAGATTTTAAGGGGGATAAAATAACCATATTTGTGGATGCGAAGATTTACAATGCACCATATGTGATATTGGTGAATTAACATAGATATATCAAACCCTAAATCCTTTTGGGGGTGTAGCTTtaaatgtgtatttaaatgagtatttgtgtggttgctatgaaACCTGTTAACCACATATAGTCTAGTTGGCACATTGACAGCCAGCCCTTATTTCCATAAATCAGCGTTCCGTTTTTTTCGGTCCTGCCGATTTTTATCGTCCAACTGGGCCTGTTGTTTCATGTTATAACTTATGTGGCCTTCATGTATTTGAAGTGATTTTATTCACACAGGACATACATTTACTTAACTTTTTTACACCTTAAAAACTATTTTAGACATTTCTTTACACAACAGTATTGTTAAATATATGCTCCATATTATATCTCATTTGAATAAAACTTATCTTTACACTCTTAACATTTACACAAACATAGATTACTTTTTTTAGTCATGGGTCcataaaaataatcacaaaacGCTGCATTCAAAGTCTGGCAAAAAAATCTCATAAATACAGaggtttttctctctctgtttaaaaTATTTGGGTTAATGCCAAACCGTTAAATCCTTAATGAATGTATTTTATCAAGGTCTTCTATAATATTTATGACCAATATATGATCAACAATTATAAAACATGACAGACAAGCTCACCTGTGTTAAATGGGCCGTGTAGCTTGGCCCAGGTAGTTGATCTGATCGCTAGCCAGAGGGTTCCCCCTGTATTCAGGAGACCCAACCCAATGTAAACTCAACCACCTGTATGCAAAAGGAGCTAAACCGAGGACCCAACCTATTCAAATAGCCCCCAGGGCACAGCCTGCCTTGTAGACCATACCTTGTGGTCCGGCTCAAACACAAAGGAGGCGTTGAGCAATAGGATCCTACCCGCTTCACCCATCGGGTCATACTAGAGCAGGAAAAGGTGTTAGCTTATTTACAACCTGAACGGGTATCAATTACACTGCCATGCCTGAGATGTATATGTTACACACATGATATAAACAAGGTCATTCAGAGGCTTTATTTGAGAGTTTCATGTGTTTTTGAATCTATTCATCTTTTCAAtcctttttaaataaagaatatatttgTATCTATAATCTTATGAAATATTACTCCCTCCCATACAGACTGCCCTTAGAAGTATGCATCGATCTGGCAACACGGTAGGTTGCTGTGGATGAGTGTTGACTAAATCATTTGTCGTAGACTATAATTAGTTGACACATACTCATCCAGAACTCCCAGACACACTGACTGCTACAGCATCTGTAGCAGTCTGTACAGCCTTAATGCACTTTAATTTAGACACACTCATccagccaccacacacacacctgcctgtgtgttctctctgtgcGCTAAACATCTGAGTAGAGGCTCCTGCCGTAGGCGTCCTTCCAGGTGATGCAGACCCGGTTGCGTTGGGCGATGTGGGTCACATCAAGCTCCGGCTTGCAGGCAAACCACTTGATCAGCATCCGGTTCACCTGCTCCTGCCTGGTCATCCCATACAGCTTCTCTACCTTCATCTCTTCGTCCTCCCTTTCACTTcgtcctccccttccccctcctcccccttcgtCCTCTATCACCTGGCGGTAGCCGGTGAAGGGCGGCTGGGGGTAGGGCAGGTTCAGCACCTCCCGCTCGTTCTCTTCCTCCTGCACGCCCTCGAAGAACTGCACCACGCACTTGCGGGCGAAGTCGCGGGTGTGCAGCGCCACAGTCTCGTCAAACAGCTTCTGCTCCACATCCAGGTAGTTGCTCCAGTAGCGCGTCTGCATGGAGCTGCCTCGGTTGTCGAAGCAGGGCTTGATGAGCCGGCCCAGCGCCCCCACCATGATGAGTAACAGCAGGATGGACCAGCCGAACgcctggaggggtgggggggacagcATGCAAAAGAGTCATGTTTGAAAAGGTCTTATTGAGCTTTGGATGACTGTAGTTGAGGGAAGGGGGTGCTTTTCGCAAAGGAATCGCTCATTGAGTTGATTGTATGAAACACACAAGGAGAACAATACAAAGGTCTGGTGGTGGATTTGTTACCAATAGAGCCTACTGCCAGAAGACTATTAGGAGTTTCTGTGTCTTTTGTTTTTGCACATTAGACTTGCACTTACACTCGGTGCTAGTGTAGGTGAGTGAATGACAGAATTTCTTAGCGTGGGTGAGGGTGTGCGTGTCCAGGTATAAATCCAGCCTACCTGGGAATAGCAGCGGACGTAGCGTGACACGGCCTTACGGAATGAACTGTTCCTGAAGATGACGTCCTCCTTGCAGGGAACCTTGGCCATGAGTCTGTGCACGTCCAGACCAGTATTGTTTGGCATTCCTGAAAAGAAACCACAAAGGATTCACCCAATGGTGGAAGTATGGTGGCGATAGGGCCATTTGGTGCCATTTACACAACAATTCCAAAAATCCCGGGGGGAAaatcccccacacaccccctagATTGCTTTGGTGAGCCAAAACAACATAGGTAGTAATTCAAACATTGGGATTACAGAGACAACATTGAGAGTAACCGAAGGGTTGACATGGGACTCGTCCACCTACCGGTAAAGGTATTCGGGTCCACGCCCATGCTAAAAGCACATATGAAGATCTTCCCGTCCATCAGGGTCACCAGGATCCAAACCATGGGGGCCAACAGGGATCTCTGGAGCATGGCGGAGAACAGAAATCTAAGGAGATACCCCGTTGATCTCTGTATTAGTGCTGGTATTCTCTTGGTCGTAGGGAATTAAAAAGGTACAGTATTTGGATTTGATTGGCATCTTAAGGAACAAACTTGACAAcaatttaatattatattatgtgtatgtttaaattAGTATACAATCCCATGTAAATAGGAATTGTGCTTTCATTTCCTTAGAATTAACCCTATATATCTACATAGGGAGCGGGTCCTCCTCCATGAAGCCTACCATGTAgctctacagtagcccagaaggGACAAACGGCTCCAGAGAGGATGGGTTTTAAATTATTCTTCATAATAGCTATCTAACTTCTTAACTTCGTCAGAGACTAAACAATTGATTGAACCTCATAATTTGACACTTGATGCTACTCGATGCTGTCGTAGTCGATTAGATCATTTTGGAATACTGGCACCTTACAGATCATTACAGGCCCCCATAGCTTCTTCTGTCATTAGAAAGGGAGGGGGTATCAATTCCGCGCGGTAGAAATCTGCAACCTCAGTGCTTGATGCCACTAAATCCTGGCATCTAGCACTTTAACAAAACAGAATTATCAAAGTATCTGCAGACAAGGAACAGGATTTGAAACAGGCCTATTCAATTTGAAATAGGATTTTTATAGGTTTGCCTTCCTCGTTCCTCAATAACTCACCTTTAACAAAACAGAATTATCAAATTATCAGCAAACAAGGAACATGATTTGAAACAGGCCTATTCAATTTGAAATAGGATTTTTAAAATTACATTTAGATAATAACCAAATTATTGATgtaacttttattttggaggacaatttcattaaaaaatagaGGAATCAAAGCAGCTTTGAAAAACATCCTACTTAACtatagcaacaaaaaaaagccgCGGAAAAAAACGTCCTAGAAAAAGAAATATTCAGCAAAAGAAGAGAGGAAAACCGACTCACTTAACCACTGCAGGGTTTTTCGTCCTTTTCCCGATCGGCCTCACCCACTCGTCCATCATGATGCCGGTGTGTCGGTTCACCAGCACGCCCAAGAAGAAGAGGATGATCGGGGGCACTATCATCACGCCCATGGAGTACAGCTTGTTGTACTGCGGCAGGCAGGGGCAGTTGAAGTCGAAGGTGGTGTACAGTTTGACGCTGACCAGCGCCAGCACAATGCAGATACCGTTGGAGATGGACTCTGAGTTGGTCTGGAAATACTGGAGGACCAACTTCATGCGGTCCATAGTGGCCGACTGGTTTCTAGCATATTAtggacaaaacaaaaaaaagcattcgCTTGACTTTAAGTGTTTCAACTTTCGGAAATGTAATTCTTATTAAAGGAACATTGTTTTCATTTTGGCTACAAAACTAACAACATAGCAGCCGTCTTTGCAATGCAGGCCTAGAGACCACCTGGTCTACGGAAAGTTGGTTGAGGGTAGGCCTACGATGTAGAACTACAGGACAGAACCTGCTTAATATTGGAATTAAATCGTAATCAAATTACAGACCTAAACATTAAATATCTCTTCGGCACTTATATTTGAATGTATTCACGGTTACGGTTTAATAATTGCAAATGGCAAACATAATGACAATACAAAGATAAAACCTGTTTGCC harbors:
- the LOC130405076 gene encoding calcium homeostasis modulator protein 2-like; the encoded protein is MAAAALVTENFKFVSLFFKSKDVMIFNGLIALGTVASQTAYNVFAFSCPCSPERNHRYGLAAIGVPALVFFLLGVMMNRSTWDLLSECRLRRCRRLAAVSVFAVTGNILGRAAIAPVTWVVISLLQGEAYLCALSEFVDPDTLEEFPKEGRNVIQLMAKFPCRGTVPSELLPFWEEIERRLKYESQLLGWLIVAAMAVVVFLMLCAKRCCSPFGSQQEEYWSRFHASEQDLFKRTAAVHANLVAAENVKSFFGFVALDDEEKAQVEEHAGASTPVQSEDWNRVAGVYLYRENGGVPLYSRLHKWARYHVDNNTEGMEKLS
- the LOC130404728 gene encoding calcium homeostasis modulator protein 3-like, giving the protein MDRMKLVLQYFQTNSESISNGICIVLALVSVKLYTTFDFNCPCLPQYNKLYSMGVMIVPPIILFFLGVLVNRHTGIMMDEWVRPIGKRTKNPAVVKFLFSAMLQRSLLAPMVWILVTLMDGKIFICAFSMGVDPNTFTGMPNNTGLDVHRLMAKVPCKEDVIFRNSSFRKAVSRYVRCYSQAFGWSILLLLIMVGALGRLIKPCFDNRGSSMQTRYWSNYLDVEQKLFDETVALHTRDFARKCVVQFFEGVQEEENEREVLNLPYPQPPFTGYRQVIEDEGGGGGRGGRSEREDEEMKVEKLYGMTRQEQVNRMLIKWFACKPELDVTHIAQRNRVCITWKDAYGRSLYSDV